One genomic region from Salvia hispanica cultivar TCC Black 2014 chromosome 2, UniMelb_Shisp_WGS_1.0, whole genome shotgun sequence encodes:
- the LOC125203584 gene encoding 40S ribosomal protein S19-3-like, with product MATAKNVKDVSPHEFVKAYAAHLKRSGKMELPEWTDIVKTGVLKELAPYDPDWYYIRAASMARKVYLRGGLGVGAFRRIYGGSKRNGSRPRHFGKSSGAVARHILQQLQNMNILELDSRGGRKITSSGQRDLDQVAGRIVVVAL from the exons ATGGCTACCGCGAAAAATGTTAAGGACGTCTCTCCACACGAGTTCGTCAAAGCTTACGCCGCCCACCTCAAGCGCTCCGGCAAg ATGGAGCTTCCCGAGTGGACTGATATCGTGAAAACTGGTGTGTTGAAAGAACTTGCCCCTTACGATCCCGACTGGTATTACATTAGGGCCG CTTCCATGGCTAGAAAGGTATACCTGAGGGGAGGTCTTGGAGTTGGTGCCTTCCGTAGGATCTATGGCGGAAGCAAGAGGAATGGAAGCCGTCCACGCCATTTTGGCAAAAGCAGCGGTGCCGTTGCCCGTCACATTCTGCAGCAGCTACAGAACATGAACATTCTTGAGCTTGATTCAAGGGG AGGGAGAAAGATCACATCCAGCGGCCAAAGAGATCTCGATCAAGTTGCTGGAagaattgttgttgttgctcTATAG
- the LOC125204831 gene encoding uncharacterized protein LOC125204831, which produces MDSSSKSGGAVTPAKEKIARSKSENVNPNVKFSNSPLITKSERSAKKSACRNATSNPKQLIMASPSPKKKIRERKFVIAKKRVRNQDQGSLGTAAGACDKCKKATGKLKCLCVAYESLRASQEDFFKNRDEIEDEVSDKLEDFDLMSREEGLNVEKKLEGDGALSDKVDVDESTENDDGGVKRSRDRLLEEAKVRVRTPGSGRVMNLVKEFEKLTTFKLGNSEENHVEEAENDKVGIDLASDGLEPPPKAPETQVSSSSFCPSIFQLTSESLGLDPRRSYSLDSNDGSSVATMTTAGGQKSRRSSTESAANRTRRLWKRKQRKVTSLKPFMLRTEERGKCKEEVFLKKLQQMIEEEEKMKVPIAQGLPWTTDEPECLVKPPVKEVTRPVDLVLHSDVRAVDRSEFDHQVAMKMNMVEQYRMERERQQKEAEEEEIRRLRKELIPKAQPMPYFDRPFVPRRSEKNPTIPKEPKFNLPQQKKTKCNLSLDDFVAHCQ; this is translated from the exons ATGGATTCAAGCTCGAAATCCGGCGGCGCGGTTACTCCAGCGAAAGAGAAAATCGCCCGATCGAAGTCCGAGAATGTAAACCCTAACGTGAAGTTCTCGAATTCACCACTGATCACCAAATCCGAAAGGAGCGCCAAGAAATCTGCCTGCAGAAACGCAACCTCCAACCCTAAGCAGTTGATTATGGCCTCGCCgtcgccgaagaagaagattcGAGAGAGGAAGTTCGTGATCGCGAAGAAGAGGGTGCGCAACCAAGATCAGGGTTCCCTGGGCACTGCGGCGGGGGCTTGTGACAAGTGTAAGAAGGCGACAGGTAAATTGAAGTGCTTGTGTGTGGCGTATGAGAGTCTGCGGGCTTCTCAGGaggattttttcaaaaatcgGGATGAAATCGAAGATGAGGTTTCTGATAAACTAGAGGATTTCGATTTGATGTCTCGGGAGGAAGGCCTAAATGTTGAGAAGAAATTGGAGGGGGATGGAGCCTTATCAGACAAGGTTGATGTTGATGAGTCCACAGAGAATGATGATGGGGGTGTAAAGAGGAGTCGGGATAGGTTGTTGGAAGAAGCAAAAGTGCGAGTACGGACGCCAGGGTCTGGCAGGGTGATGAATTTGGTGAAGGAATTTGAGAAGCTTACGACGTTCAAATTGGGGAATTCTGAGGAAAATCATGTGGAGGAGGCGGAGAATGATAAAGTTGGTATAGATTTGGCATCGGATGGACTGGAGCCACCACCTAAGGCTCCAGAGACACAggtttcatcttcttcgttCTGTCCATCGATTTTTCAGCTGACATCAGAGAGCTTAGGACTTGATCCTCGTCGTTCATATTCATTAGACAGCAATGATGGAAG TAGTGTTGCAACCATGACGACTGCTGGTGGTCAAAAAAGCAGGCGAAGT AGCACCGAATCAGCTGCAAATCGTACTAGAAGACTCTGGAAGAGAAAGCAGCGGAAAGTAACCTCTCTAAAGCCTTTCATGCTTAGAACAGAG GAAAGAGGAAAATGCAAGGAAGAAGTATTCCTGAAAAAGTTACAGCAGATGATTGAAGAAGAGGAGAAGATGAAGGTACCCATAGCGCAAGGTCTACCTTGGACAACAGACGAACCCGAG TGTTTGGTGAAACCTCCAGTTAAAGAAGTCACAAGGCCAGTTGACCTCGTGTTGCACAGTGATGTGAGGGCTGTAGATCGATCTGAATTTGATCATCag GTTGcaatgaaaatgaatatgGTTGAACAGTACCGGATGGAAAGAGAGAGACAACAGAAG GaggcagaagaagaagaaatccGGAGGCTGAGGAAGGAGCTCATTCCGAAAGCTCAACCCATGCCATATTTTGACAGGCCCTTTGTCCCCAGAAGGTCCGAGAAGAACCCCACCATACCCAAAGAGCCCAAGTTCAACTTACCTCAGCAGAAGAAGACCAAATGTAACTTGTCTTTAGATGACTTCGTAGCGCATTGCCAGTGA
- the LOC125205398 gene encoding UDP-glucose 6-dehydrogenase 3 — protein MVKICCIGAGYVGGPTMAVIAYKCPDIEVAVVDISVPRISAWNSDQLPIYEPGLDDVVKHCRGKNLFFSTDVEKHVFEADIVFVSVNTPTKTRGLGAGKAADLTYWESAARMIADVSKSDKIVVEKSTVPVKTAEAIEKILTHNSKGINYQILSNPEFLAEGTAIQDLFNPDRVLIGGRETPEGFKAVKALKDVYAHWVPEDRILTTNLWSAELSKLAANAFLAQRISSVNAMSALCEATGADVSQVAYAVGTDSRIGPKFLNASVGFGGSCFQKDILNLVYICECNGLPEVAEYWKQVIKINDYQKSRFVNRIVSSMFNTVANKKVAILGFAFKKDTGDTRETPAIDVCQGLLGDKAQLSIYDPQVTEDQIQRDLSMNKFDWDHPLHLQPMSPTTKKKVHCVWDAYEATKDAHAVCILTEWDEFKKLDFQRVYDNMQKPAFMFDGRNVVDANKLREIGFIVYSIGKPLDAWLKDMPACA, from the coding sequence atgGTGAAGATATGCTGCATTGGGGCTGGATATGTGGGAGGCCCTACCATGGCCGTGATCGCATACAAGTGTCCTGATATCGAGGTTGCTGTAGTTGACATTTCTGTCCCTCGTATCAGTGCATGGAACAGTGATCAGCTTCCCATCTACGAGCCAGGGCTTGATGATGTGGTGAAGCACTGCCGTGGCAAGAATCTGTTCTTCAGCACAGATGTTGAGAAACACGTCTTTGAGGCTGACATAGTCTTTGTCTCGGTTAATACTCCCACCAAAACTAGGGGTCTTGGAGCAGGCAAAGCTGCAGACTTGACTTACTGGGAGAGTGCTGCCCGCATGATTGCTGATGTGTCTAAGTCGGACAAGATTGTGGTCGAGAAGTCCACGGTGCCTGTCAAAACTGCTGAGGCCATTGAGAAAATCTTGACTCACAACAGCAAGGGAATAAACTACCAGATCCTATCGAACCCGGAATTCCTTGCTGAAGGGACTGCAATTCAAGATCTTTTTAACCCAGACAGGGTTCTCATTGGAGGCCGGGAAACCCCAGAAGGATTCAAGGCTGTTAAAGCATTGAAGGATGTTTATGCCCATTGGGTTCCTGAAGATCGCATTCTCACCACCAATCTGTGGTCTGCTGAGCTTTCAAAGCTGGCTGCTAACGCATTCTTGGCCCAAAGGATCTCATCTGTCAATGCCATGTCCGCTCTGTGCGAGGCTACCGGAGCAGATGTTTCCCAAGTGGCATATGCTGTTGGCACGGACTCAAGAATTGGCCCCAAGTTCCTCAATGCCAGTGTGGGCTTTGGCGGGTCTTGCTTCCAGAAGGATATCCTCAACTTGGTCTACATTTGCGAATGCAACGGCCTTCCTGAGGTCGCAGAATACTGGAAGCAAGTCATCAAGATCAACGACTATCAAAAGAGCCGTTTTGTGAACCGTATTGTCTCATCCATGTTCAACACGGTTGCGAACAAGAAAGTCGCCATCTTGGGGTTTGCCTTCAAGAAAGACACCGGTGACACGAGAGAGACTCCTGCCATTGACGTCTGCCAGGGCCTGCTCGGTGACAAGGCCCAGCTGAGCATCTACGATCCTCAGGTGACAGAGGACCAGATCCAACGCGACCTCTCGATGAATAAGTTCGACTGGGATCACCCCCTCCACCTGCAGCCGATGAGCCCCACCACCAAGAAGAAGGTGCACTGCGTGTGGGATGCATACGAGGCGACCAAGGACGCTCATGCGGTGTGCATCCTGACAGAGTGGGATGAGTTCAAGAAGCTCGATTTCCAGAGGGTATATGACAACATGCAGAAGCCGGCGTTCATGTTTGACGGGAGGAACGTGGTGGATGCGAACAAGCTGAGGGAAATCGGTTTCATCGTCTACTCGATCGGGAAGCCGCTGGATGCTTGGCTCAAAGACATGCCCGCTTGTGCATAA
- the LOC125206871 gene encoding zinc finger protein ZAT9-like encodes MGQVEEQRYVCRICSKPCVSGKSLGGHMRAHLASKKSAVNPNCVEEFGDSDESKHALTAKTTNSCRECGKEFASLRALSGHMRFHSIKNKKEVHLCKECGRGFESIRAVFGHMKSHSTKKVSSVVVESFCPVRRKRSEIKYKGTVSANPSVSGVDASCCSASEAEEAEEAARCLVMLSRGVGSFSKLISDSDHSGGVVASNVSEFENGMGVDLVCDEGFLKDGIESNGCDDESCENGADLEMVEEKHRAMSSDWVEQEMGSGGSARGSLRGAASMRRCSSLLEMDAVAVIW; translated from the coding sequence ATGGGGCAAGTCGAAGAACAGAGATACGTGTGCAGAATCTGCAGCAAACCCTGCGTTAGTGGGAAGTCTTTGGGAGGCCATATGAGGGCTCATTTGGCTTCCAAGAAATCAGCTGTGAATCCCAACTGTGTGGAAGAATTTGGAGATAGTGATGAGAGCAAACACGCCCTTACTGCAAAGACAACGAATTCTTGCAGAGAATGCGGCAAGGAATTCGCCTCGTTGAGGGCTCTTTCGGGCCACATGAGGTTCCATTCGATCAAGAACAAGAAGGAGGTGCATTTGTGCAAGGAATGTGGCAGAGGGTTTGAATCCATAAGGGCTGTGTTTGGTCACATGAAGAGCCATTCTACTAAGAAGGTGTCCAGTGTTGTTGTTGAGAGTTTCTGCCCGGTTCGGAGGAAGAGATCCGAGATCAAGTATAAGGGCACTGTGAGTGCGAATCCTTCGGTTTCGGGCGTGGATGCTTCTTGTTGTAGTGCCTCTGAGGCTGAGGAGGCAGAGGAGGCTGCTAGGTGCTTGGTGATGCTCTCTAGGGGTGTGGGAAGTTTCTCGAAGCTCATCTCGGATTCTGATCACTCTGGAGGTGTTGTTGCATCAAATGTGTCtgaatttgaaaatggaaTGGGAGTTGATCTTGTGTGTGATGAGGGATTCTTGAAAGATGGTATTGAAAGCAATGGATGTGATGATGAGTCTTGTGAAAATGGAGCTGATCTTGAAATGGTGGAGGAGAAGCATAGGGCTATGAGCTCTGATTGGGTCGAGCAAGAGATGGGGTCGGGGGGATCAGCTCGTGGCTCGTTGAGGGGAGCTGCGAGCATGAGGCGCTGCAGCTCACTACTTGAGATGGATGCAGTGGCTGTGATTTGGTGA
- the LOC125207438 gene encoding dihydrolipoyllysine-residue succinyltransferase component of 2-oxoglutarate dehydrogenase complex, mitochondrial-like encodes MNYPNWAEIQQNQNPNPNPEFSVLHAPNHSLPYSQNLAPNPYQQSNLVPGPYQQSNVASHTGYFLPPQPHPPGVDPPAPVIYAPPAAVTYAPPVNYVPQPSYEAQQVADAAAAPAVYYPDQNARWIAAIQQYGATPYAAGVSTPNPAIQVQRGQIRKKAPKKTTTVVQSAWCEVCKVDCNSKGVLDQHKLGRKHLKNLKKLGAAAQTIYAPVIAAPISAITSTAGPPPATIATTTSLPVPAPAPAPVSSHVLPSTSTGEPIIGPPENPAITKPTKSRKKAVARTEDLETKRRKVLEGGAEATAVRACNICNVICNSDTVFNYHIAGQKHASMAKKHGLGAGVGASAT; translated from the exons ATGAATTACCCAAATTGGGCTGAAATTCAGCAAaaccaaaaccctaaccctaatcCTGAATTCTCAGTGCTGCACGCCCCCAATCACTCACTGCCTTACTCTCAAAATCTAGCCCCCAATCCCTACCAACAATCGAATCTCGTCCCCGGTCCCTACCAACAATCAAATGTCGCTTCCCATACTGGTTATTTTCTGCCTCCTCAGCCTCACCCGCCGGGCGTTGATCCGCCGGCGCCCGTGATCTACGCGCCGCCAGCAGCAGTGACCTACGCGCCGCCTGTCAACTACGTGCCGCAACCGAGTTACGAGGCTCAGCAGGTTGCAGATGCGGCTGCGGCTCCGGCTGTTTATTATCCGGATCAAAATGCGAGATGGATAGCTGCTATCCAGCAATATGGTGCGACTCCATATGCCGCT GGTGTAAGCACGCCTAATCCAGCAATTCAAGTACAAAGAGGACAAATCAGGAAAAAAGCCCCTAAGAAGACGACGACGGTCGTGCAGTCTGCTTGGTGTGAGGTGTGCAAAGTCGACTGTAACAGCAAAGGTGTTCTTGACCAGCATAAATTGGGGAGGAAGCACCtcaaaaatcttaaaaaattaggAGCAGCAGCTCAAACTATATACGCACCTGTCATAGCAGCCCCCATCTCCGCAATTACTAGCACTGCAGGCCCTCCTCCTGCCACTATAGCTACTACCACATCTCTGCCTGTCCCAGCACCAGCTCCGGCTCCCGTTTCCAGTCACGTTCTACCTTCAACTTCTACAGGTGAACCAATCATCGGACCACCAGAGAATCCAGCAATAACCAAACCCACAAAATCTCGGAAGAAAGCAGTTGCTCGAACTGAAGATCTGGAAACAAAAAGAAGGAAAGTTTTGGAAGGAGGAGCGGAAGCTACTGCCGTGCGTGCATGCAACATATGCAACGTGATCTGCAACAGCGACACGGTTTTCAACTATCACATTGCTGGTCAGAAACATGCTTCAATGGCCAAGAAGCATGGCTTGGGAGCTGGAGTTGGTGCTTCTGCCACCTGA
- the LOC125207439 gene encoding pentatricopeptide repeat-containing protein At5g39350-like, whose amino-acid sequence MNGQSPPLSRTLKHLFSATAPQCEYLLHRCATTAESLPTTKKLHAHITTSGLLSSHFLSLLTSAYALCAHLHYACKLFDQMPKPTIIAYKAIIRMHTETGHPRRALQLFVDMHGSGRHRADEYTYPFVIRACRDLVLLELGMVVHGLTVKTSFVLNTFVGNSLIAMYLSCGDRDRATAVFDSMEDRTVVSWNTMISGSFRNGRAKEALALLWRMVDDGDGENDVEVDSATILSVLPACSSLKDLEQGRKVHRLIMDRGIGKRLAVQNALVDMYVKCGSMEEARRAFDGMVEKDVVTWTTMINGYTLHADVDLALEMCRLMQCEGVRPNEVTLASLLAMCAALPDLKLGKCLHGWAIRHHVDCAENVETALIDLYAKCNSFGLSLRVFSRTSQRITVPWNAILSGCIHNKMGGEAISLFNRMMQVGVKLDAATWKSLLPAYAAEADLRQASNIHSYLVKSGFLGKPDIITGMIDIYSKCGSLGHAHELFDGLCSRNRDIVSWSAIIAGYGKHGRGEMAVSMFNEMVQSGIRPNEVTFTCVLHACGHAGLVDEGLNLFNFMKQNCQECVRTYHYTCIVDLLGRAARLDEAYQLIKASPCGGSHSVWGALLGACVIHVNVQLGEIAARRLFELEAENTGNYVLLGNIYSAVGRFDDAERVRQMMNSIGLVKAPANSSVI is encoded by the coding sequence ATGAATGGCCAATCCCCACCTCTGTCTCGCACGCTCAAACACCTATTCTCCGCCACCGCGCCGCAATGCGAGTACCTACTACACCGCTGCGCCACCACCGCCGAATCCCTTCCCACCACCAAGAAGCTGCACGCCCACATCACTACCTCCGGCCTCCTCTCCTCCCATTTCCTGTCCCTACTCACCTCCGCATACGCCCTCTGCGCCCATCTCCACTACGCCTGCAAACTGTTCGACCAAATGCCCAAACCAACCATCATCGCCTACAAAGCCATCATTAGAATGCACACCGAAACCGGCCACCCTCGCCGCGCCCTCCAACTGTTCGTCGATATGCACGGCTCGGGCCGTCACCGCGCCGACGAGTACACCTACCCATTTGTGATCCGGGCTTGTAGGGATTTAGTGCTGCTTgagctaggaatggtggttcACGGCCTCACAGTTAAGACCAGCTTCGTGTTGAACACTTTTGTGGGGAATTCTCTGATTGCAATGTACCTGAGCTGTGGGGATAGGGATAGAGCTACGGCCGTGTTTGATTCGATGGAGGACAGAACTGTCGTTTCATGGAACACGATGATTAGTGGTAGCTTTCGGAATGGCAGAGCGAAGGAAGCTCTGGCGCTTTTATGGAGAATGGTTGATGATGGCGATGGAGAAAACGACGTGGAGGTTGATTCTGCTACGATTCTCTCGGTTTTGCCTGCGTGTAGCTCGCTCAAGGACTTGGAGCAGGGAAGGAAAGTTCATCGGCTGATAATGGATAGAGGCATTGGTAAAAGATTGGCTGTTCAGAATGCTTTGGTTGATATGTATGTCAAGTGCGGGAGCATGGAGGAAGCTCGTCGTGCCTTCGATGGTATGGTGGAGAAGGACGTTGTGACGTGGACTACTATGATCAACGGGTACACGTTGCATGCGGATGTGGATCTTGCGTTGGAAATGTGCAGATTGATGCAGTGTGAAGGTGTGAGGCCTAATGAGGTGACACTGGCTTCACTTCTGGCGATGTGCGCCGCTTTGCCTGATTTGAAGCTCGGGAAATGCTTGCACGGATGGGCGATCCGTCACCATGTTGATTGTGCTGAGAATGTGGAGACTGCGTTGATCGATCTTTACGCCAAGTGCAATTCTTTTGGATTGAGTTTAAGGGTGTTCTCTAGGACTTCTCAGAGAATAACTGTGCCATGGAATGCGATTCTCTCCGGTTGCATTCACAACAAGATGGGTGGAGAAGCTATCAGCCTTTTTAACCGGATGATGCAGGTGGGGGTGAAGCTCGATGCAGCGACATGGAAGAGCCTCCTCCCTGCGTACGCAGCTGAGGCAGATCTCCGCCAGGCGAGCAACATACACAGCTACCTGGTGAAGTCGGGGTTTCTGGGGAAACCGGACATTATCACCGGCATGATTGACATTTACTCTAAATGTGGGAGCTTAGGGCATGCTCATGAGCTCTTTGATGGGCTCTGTTCGAGGAACAGAGACATTGTGTCGTGGAGTGCGATAATAGCTGGCTACGGGAAGCACGGGCGTGGGGAGATGGCTGTTTCGATGTTCAATGAGATGGTGCAGTCAGGGATCAGACCTAATGAAGTCACTTTTACCTGCGTGCTGCACGCCTGTGGCCATGCCGGATTGGTTGATGAAGGTTTGAATCTGTTTAACTTCATGAAGCAGAATTGTCAGGAATGTGTGAGAACATATCACTATACTTGCATTGTGGATCTACTTGGGCGTGCTGCTCGGCTTGATGAGGCGTATCAGTTGATTAAGGCCTCGCCGTGTGGGGGGAGCCACTCCGTCTGGGGGGCGTTGCTTGGCGCCTGCGTGATACACGTGAACGTGCAGCTCGGGGAGATTGCGGCACGGAGGTTGTTTGAGTTGGAAGCGGAGAACACTGGGAATTATGTGTTGTTGGGGAATATTTACTCTGCAGTTGGGAGGTTTGATGATGCTGAGAGAGTGAGACAGATGATGAATAGTATTGGATTAGTTAAAGCTCCTGCTAATAGTAGTGTCATCTAA
- the LOC125207601 gene encoding alpha-1,4 glucan phosphorylase L isozyme, chloroplastic/amyloplastic-like, with protein sequence MATSSTGGTAIACSRLIHVTSRCRSSKVLLLKRGNPSFCIRCVSSEPKPRLLDPITEEGVGSNLKASPADAASIASNIKYHAEFTPLFSPENFAPSKAFFATAQSVRDALIVNWNATYDHCEKMNVKQAYYLSMEFLQGRALLNAIGNLELTGEYAEALQKLGHTLETVASQEPDAALGNGGLGRLASCFLDSLATLNYPASGYGLRYKYGLFKQLITKDGQEEVAENWLEIGNPWEIVRNDIAYPVKFFGKVVTGSDGNKNWTGGEDILAVAYDVPIPGYKTKTTISLRLWSTKVPSDQLDLCAFNAGEHTKACQAKANAEKICYILYPGDESEEGKILRLKQQYTLCSASLQDIIARFERRSGGNVRWEELPDKVAVQMNDTHPTLCIPELVRILMDLKGLNWETAWRITQRTVAYTNHTVLPEALEKWSYDLMQRLLPRHVEIIEMIDEQLIGEIISEYGTSTPEILKKKLEAMRILENLDLPASVVELFAKQNVSRMDETVEEVESIVEVKTTEKDEKQTPKKKKVVKKEPAPLPPKMVRMANLSVVGGHAVNGVAEIHSEIVKGEVFNDFFQLWPKKFQNKTNGVTPRRWIHFCNPDLSTVITKWIGTDDWVLKTAKLAELRKFADNKDLHIEWTAAKKSNKNKVASFIKQRTGYSVNPDAMFDIQVKRIHEYKRQLLNILGIVYRYKKMKEMTAAEREAKFVPRVCMFGGKAFATYVQAKRIVKFITDVGATINHDPDIGDLLKVIFVPDYNVSVAELLIPASELSQHISTAGMEASGTSNMKFAMNGCVLIGTLDGANVEIRQEVGDDNFFLFGAQAPEIAGLRKERAEGKFVPDPRFEEVKKFVRSGAFGAYNYDELLGSLEGNEGFGRGDYFLVGKDFPSYIECQERVDEAYRDQKRWTKMSILNTAGSYKFSSDRTIHEYARDIWNINPLQIN encoded by the exons ATGGCGACTTCCTCGACCGGAGGAACGGCGATCGCGTGCTCTAGGCTGATTCATGTCACCTCCAGATGCCGCAGCTCCAAGGTGTTGCTGCTCAAGAGGGGAAATCCGTCCTTCTGCATCCGCTGCGTCTCCAGCGAACCGAAGCCGAGGCTGCTCGATCCAATCACTGAAGAAG GAGTGGGGAGCAATTTGAAGGCTTCACCTGCCGATGCTGCGTCAATTGCATCGAACATCAAATATCACGCAGAGTTCACACCGTTGTTTTCCCCTGAGAACTTTGCTCCGTCGAAAGCTTTCTTTGCCACTGCGCAAAGCGTGCGTGATGCGCTTATTGTTAATTGGAACGCAACGTATGATCACTGCGAAAAAATGAATGTGAAGCAAGCCTACTATTTGTCTATGGAATTTCTACAG GGTAGAGCCTTGCTGAATGCGATTGGTAATTTGGAGCTCACTGGTGAATATGCAGAGGCTCTGCAAAAGCTTGGTCATACTTTGGAAACTGTAGCTTCTCAG GAACCAGATGCTGCTCTTGGAAATGGTGGTCTAGGCCGGCTTGCTTCCTGTTTTCTGGACTCTTTGGCAACCTTGAATTATCCAGCATCAGGCTATGGCCTGAGGTACAAGTATGGCCTATTTAAGCAGCTAATTACTAAGGATGGCCAAGAGGAGGTTGCTGAAAATTGGCTTGAA ATTGGAAATCCTTGGGAAATTGTTAGAAATGATATCGCCTATCCAGtcaaattttttggaaaagtCGTGACTGGTTCGGATGGGAATAAGAACTGGACTGGTGGGGAAGATATACTGGCTGTTGCATATGATGTGCCAATACCAGGATATAAGACCAAAACAACTATCAGTCTCAGGTTGTGGTCCACTAAAGTTCCTTCTGACCAACTGGATTTATGCGCCTTCAATGCTGGAGAACACACTAAAGCATGTCAGGCCAAAGCTAATGCAGAGAAA ATCTGTTATATACTTTACCCTGGGGATGAATCTGAAGAAGGAAAGATTCTTCGACTAAAACAACAATATACACTATGCTCGGCTTCTCTCCAAGACATTATTGCCCGGTTTGAGAGGAGATCTGGTGGAAATGTGAGATGGGAAGAGCTTCCTGATAAAGTTGCTGTTCAGATGAATGACACACATCCAACACTATGTATCCCAGAGCTTGTGAGAATTTTGATGGACTTGAAGGGCTTGAATTGGGAGACTGCTTGGAGGATTACTCAGAG AACTGTGGCGTATACGAACCACACTGTTTTGCCTGAGGCCCTGGAGAAATGGAGTTATGATTTAATGCAAAGACTGCTTCCAAGGCATGTAGAGATCATAGAGATGATTGATGAACAG CTAATtggagaaataatatcagaatACGGAACATCAACTccagaaattttgaaaaagaaattggaaGCAATGAGAATTTTGGAAAATCTTGATCTGCCTGCTTCTGTTGTCGAATTATTTGCCAAACAAAATGTAAGCCGTATGGATGAGACAGTTGAGGAAGTGGAATCTATTGTTGAAGTCAAAACTACTGAAAAAGATGAGAAGCAAACaccaaagaagaaaaaggttGTAAAAAAGGAACCTGCTCCTCTACCACCAAAAATGGTCCGGATGGCTAACCTTAGTGTTGTTGGTGGTCATGCTGTGAATGGGGTGGCTGAGATCCACAGTGAAATAGTTAAAGGAGAAGTATTTAATGACTTTTTCCAG TTGTGGCCTAAGAAGTTTCAGAATAAAACAAATGGGGTAACCCCCAGGAGATGGATCCATTTCTGCAACCCAGATCTAAGCACTGTAATAACTAAGTGGATTGGAACTGACGACTGGGTTCTGAAAACTGCAAAATTGGCAGAACTGCGGAAG TTCGCAGATAATAAGGATCTCCATATTGAATGGACTGCTGcaaaaaaatccaacaaaaataagGTTGCATCATTCATCAAACAAAGAACTGGATATTCAGTTAACCCTGATGCAATGTTTGACATCCAG GTGAAACGTATTCATGAATATAAGCGACAACTATTAAACATTTTGGGAATTGTTTATcgttataaaaaaatgaaagaaatgaCTGCAGCTGAAAGAGAAGCAAAGTTTGTTCCCCGAGTATGTATGTTTGGAGGAAAAGCATTTGCAACATACGTACAAGCCAAGagaattgtaaaatttataaCAGATGTTGGGGCCACCATAAATCATGATCCAGATATTGGCGACTTGTTGAAG GTCATATTCGTTCCAGATTACAATGTGAGTGTTGCTGAATTGTTAATTCCAGCAAGTGAGCTTTCACAACATATCAG TACTGCTGGAATGGAAGCCAGTGGAACCAGCAATATGAAGTTTGCAATGAATGGCTGTGTCTTGATTGGGACGTTGGATGGTGCCAATGTGGAAATTAGGCAGGAAGTAGGAGATGACAACTTTTTCCTCTTCGGTGCTCAAGCCCCTGAGATAGCAGGACTTCGAAAGGAAAGAGCAGAGGGCAAG TTTGTACCAGATCCACGCTTCGAAGAAGTGAAAAAGTTTGTGAGAAGTGGTGCTTTTGGCGCCTACAACTACGACGAACTGCTAGGTTCTCTGGAAGGCAACGAAGGATTCGGACGTGGGGACTACTTTCTGGTGGGCAAGGATTTCCCTAGCTATATCGAATGCCAAGAGAGAGTGGATGAAGCTTATCGAGATCAAAAG AGATGGACGAAGATGTCGATATTGAATACGGCAGGCTCCTACAAGTTCAGCAGCGACAGAACTATTCACGAGTATGCGAGGGACATTTGGAACATCAACCCCTtgcaaataaattag